In the Bacillus sp. FJAT-42376 genome, CCGAAGATTTCTTTTTTGGCAATGGGCATGTCATTCGTTACTTCACCAAGGACAATCGGATGGAGGACATTTCCGTCCGCTTTGCCGGAGACGAGCATTTTTGCCCCCATCGCCGTGCTGTCTTCCACATCTTTGTGAATGCGGCTTAAAGCGTCTTCGTTAATCAATGGACCGACAGCCGTATTCTTGTCATTCGGGTCTCCTGCTGCAAGACTCTTCGCTTTTTCTATGAATTTTTCGGCAAAGGCATCGTACACCTCATCCACGACAATAATCCGGTTCAGTGCCATGCAGATTTGACCCTGGTGAAGGAACTTTCCAAAGACCGCTGCGTTTGCCGCCTGTTCTAGATCAGCATCCTCCAAAACGATCATTACATTATTGCCGCCAAGCTCGAGAGCCGTTTCCTTCAACCCTTTAGCTGCAAGCTCTGCGATACGCTGCCCAACTTCTGTAGAACCGGTAAAGGAAATGACTTTCGGAATGGGATGGAGAACAAATTCATCGCCGATTTCAGAGCCCCTGCCGGCTACAACATTAAGGACGCCTTTTGGCAGCTCTGCTTTTTCAAACAAATCAGCGAGCAGGAATCCGGATGTAACGAGAGTGTCGGAAGAAGGCTTCAGCACGACGGTATTCCCTGTAGCGATTGCCGGTGCAACCGATCTCATCGCTAAATGAAGCGGGAAATTCCACGGGCCGATTACACCGACAACTCCTTTCGCAGTAAGATATACACGGTTTTCTTTTCCGGGAATGTTTGAAGGAAGGATTTTGCCCTCCATCCGGTTAGGGAAGCTTGCTGATTCCTGAACGATATTTAAGGTAGCAGACCACTCGGCCTCCGCCTTAATCCGGGTGCTTCCTGATTCCTGAACAAGCCAGCTGATGATTTCCTCTCTCCGCTCGTTCAGCTGCCGGGCGACATTGTCAAGAATCGTTCTCCGTTCGGCAGGCAATGTCCGGCTCCAGCTTTTCTGAGCCTGTTTCGCTGATTGGTATGCCAGATCCAAATCGTTTTTGTCTGCCGAGCGTATCTCAAACAGCAGCTCTCCTGTAAAGGGATTCACATTCTCAATGGTTTTGTCGCTCGATCCATCTGTCCATTCACCGTTTATATAATGTTTCGTATAAGTCATTTGACCAGTCATCGTTCATTTCCTCCTTTTTTCTTACCGTATAAAAGTACCCGATTGGAGAGGGGCCAAAACGGCTGAATGTTTTCCGTCTGGATGATTTTACCTCTTTTGAACCATTGGACATTGTGAACCATTTCTACTATTGTTAAAATGGTAAAAAGTATAGTACGACACATA is a window encoding:
- a CDS encoding aldehyde dehydrogenase family protein, with the protein product MTGQMTYTKHYINGEWTDGSSDKTIENVNPFTGELLFEIRSADKNDLDLAYQSAKQAQKSWSRTLPAERRTILDNVARQLNERREEIISWLVQESGSTRIKAEAEWSATLNIVQESASFPNRMEGKILPSNIPGKENRVYLTAKGVVGVIGPWNFPLHLAMRSVAPAIATGNTVVLKPSSDTLVTSGFLLADLFEKAELPKGVLNVVAGRGSEIGDEFVLHPIPKVISFTGSTEVGQRIAELAAKGLKETALELGGNNVMIVLEDADLEQAANAAVFGKFLHQGQICMALNRIIVVDEVYDAFAEKFIEKAKSLAAGDPNDKNTAVGPLINEDALSRIHKDVEDSTAMGAKMLVSGKADGNVLHPIVLGEVTNDMPIAKKEIFGPVAPLLRAKNEEEAIAIANDSEYGLSGSIFSGDVHRGVRAAKEIETGMIHVNDQSVNDEAHVAFGGEKHSGIGRFGGEWAIEKFTTVKWIGVMDEPRKYPF